A DNA window from Rossellomorea marisflavi contains the following coding sequences:
- a CDS encoding PAS domain-containing sensor histidine kinase, translating into MQTVLLKSSLMKQGDVEMTNGSKLDLEVLKEECHPIDKEICSASPLPMLVINEELKINYANRQACATLASTMEDLIGKLFSTYFSSVPAPIVSHYKEVMETGKSLEDDTLMNTTGNKILHVELILKKSTISPNAYLYFKDVTKLKEKERKDHMNVHLLSNIFQNASEGIVLFDIDGNISDVNQAFCIQVGMDKNDITKRNISWFVPENAHYKIDKIKELIVEHKKARGEIPIRKSHSISIVEFTTSPYVHHKLHMAILRDVTEKRQMEIQLKRNEELFKGLFEEAIDAIVLWDQDGRVLKANTSALKIFECSLSELLSKRIKDFVYPLEVQKFDLLMEQLTISGAVRDEVLFLMPNNQLKHLEFTSKLHSVDGYNMTIFRNVSERYQMEKELRESEERFRKIFEGSLDGMLLTNHNYVVVDSNPEVSEILDAPKEHLIGKDVREILNIDPEEDKYAGYLRQLKEEGQATYQKSLYQKGRLQHVELSSKYNLLSNLNLTIIRDITEQVEMQEQLRKSDTLSVVGELAAGIAHEIRNPMTALKGFIQLLENSIGHEHEMYFNVITSEFQRIESIITDFLVLAKPQAIQYQETNLIKIMKDTVDLLNAQAVMHNVQYREQYQEGLPCIIAEPNQLKQVFINIIKNAIEVMTQGGFISIAINETDSDMIHIEIKDEGSGISKDKIKKLGEPFYTTKERGTGLGLMVSFNIIKEHKGTVEVESQVGRGTTFHIYLPKI; encoded by the coding sequence ATGCAGACTGTATTACTAAAGTCGTCTTTAATGAAGCAGGGGGATGTAGAAATGACTAACGGCAGTAAACTTGATTTGGAAGTATTGAAGGAAGAATGTCATCCGATCGATAAGGAAATCTGCTCAGCATCACCACTTCCCATGCTGGTGATCAATGAGGAGCTGAAGATCAATTATGCGAATCGGCAAGCATGTGCCACCCTCGCATCCACGATGGAAGACCTTATCGGGAAGCTGTTCAGCACGTATTTCTCGTCTGTTCCCGCTCCCATCGTATCTCATTATAAGGAAGTGATGGAGACGGGGAAATCCCTTGAAGATGATACGCTCATGAATACGACGGGTAATAAGATCCTCCATGTGGAGCTGATCCTCAAAAAATCGACCATTTCTCCTAATGCCTACCTTTACTTCAAAGATGTCACGAAGCTGAAGGAAAAGGAACGGAAGGATCATATGAATGTCCATCTGCTGTCGAATATCTTCCAGAATGCTTCAGAAGGGATCGTGCTGTTCGATATCGATGGGAATATCAGCGATGTGAATCAGGCCTTCTGCATCCAGGTGGGCATGGATAAGAACGATATAACAAAACGGAACATCAGCTGGTTTGTTCCTGAAAATGCACATTACAAGATCGATAAGATCAAGGAGCTCATCGTTGAACATAAGAAGGCAAGGGGAGAGATCCCGATCCGCAAATCGCACAGCATCTCCATTGTGGAATTCACCACGAGTCCGTATGTTCATCACAAGCTCCATATGGCGATCCTGAGGGATGTGACAGAAAAGAGGCAAATGGAGATCCAGTTGAAGCGGAATGAGGAGCTTTTCAAAGGGTTGTTCGAAGAGGCGATCGATGCCATCGTCCTGTGGGATCAGGATGGACGGGTACTGAAAGCCAATACATCCGCCCTGAAAATTTTTGAATGCTCCCTGTCGGAACTCCTGTCCAAAAGGATCAAGGATTTCGTCTATCCCCTTGAAGTGCAAAAGTTCGATCTCCTCATGGAGCAACTCACGATTTCAGGTGCTGTAAGGGATGAAGTGTTATTTCTCATGCCCAATAATCAGCTCAAACATCTTGAATTCACATCCAAGCTCCATTCGGTCGACGGGTACAATATGACCATCTTCCGGAATGTGAGTGAACGATATCAGATGGAAAAAGAGCTCCGGGAAAGTGAAGAACGCTTCCGGAAGATTTTTGAGGGGTCACTGGATGGAATGCTACTGACCAACCACAATTATGTTGTCGTTGACTCGAATCCCGAAGTGAGCGAAATTTTGGATGCACCGAAGGAACACCTGATCGGTAAAGATGTACGTGAAATATTAAATATTGACCCCGAGGAAGACAAATATGCAGGATATCTCCGTCAATTGAAGGAAGAAGGACAGGCTACCTACCAGAAGTCCCTGTATCAGAAAGGGAGACTGCAGCATGTAGAACTGTCATCGAAGTACAACCTCCTCTCAAACTTGAATCTGACCATTATCAGGGATATTACCGAACAAGTCGAGATGCAGGAACAGCTGCGGAAAAGTGATACCTTGAGCGTGGTGGGGGAGCTTGCCGCAGGGATCGCCCATGAAATCCGCAACCCGATGACGGCATTGAAAGGGTTCATTCAGCTTCTCGAAAACAGCATCGGTCATGAACATGAAATGTACTTCAACGTGATCACATCGGAATTTCAGCGCATCGAATCCATCATCACCGATTTCCTTGTGCTGGCGAAACCACAGGCCATCCAGTATCAGGAAACAAATCTCATCAAGATCATGAAAGACACGGTGGATCTGCTCAACGCACAGGCGGTGATGCACAATGTACAGTACCGTGAGCAGTATCAGGAGGGACTTCCGTGCATCATTGCCGAACCGAACCAACTGAAGCAGGTGTTCATCAATATCATCAAGAATGCCATTGAGGTCATGACGCAGGGTGGCTTCATCTCGATTGCCATCAATGAAACCGACAGTGACATGATCCATATCGAGATCAAGGATGAAGGAAGCGGGATCTCCAAGGATAAAATCAAAAAGCTAGGTGAACCGTTTTATACGACAAAGGAACGAGGCACTGGACTAGGCCTTATGGTAAGCTTTAATATTATCAAGGAGCACAAAGGGACGGTAGAGGTTGAAAGTCAGGTTGGCAGGGGCACGACCTTCCATATCTATCTCCCGAAAATCTGA
- a CDS encoding methylated-DNA--[protein]-cysteine S-methyltransferase yields MKPIHNTIDSPVGPLKITADDKCLISIEFTEGKPDEGLHHHIIEETSSQLLEYFKGERKSFNLPLRLEGTPFQKEVWASLQEIPYGKTASYQEVAEKIQRPKAVRALGQANKANRFPIVIPCHRVIGKNKQLTGYAGKQVDKKSVLLELEKEFSH; encoded by the coding sequence ATGAAACCCATCCATAACACGATCGATTCACCGGTCGGTCCGTTGAAGATCACAGCAGATGATAAATGCCTCATCTCCATTGAATTTACTGAAGGAAAACCAGATGAAGGTTTGCACCACCATATAATAGAGGAAACAAGTTCGCAGCTCTTGGAATACTTCAAAGGGGAGCGAAAATCATTCAATCTCCCCCTGAGGTTGGAAGGGACCCCGTTTCAAAAGGAGGTATGGGCCTCCCTACAGGAAATCCCCTATGGAAAGACCGCTTCTTATCAAGAGGTGGCAGAAAAAATTCAGCGTCCCAAGGCGGTCAGGGCGCTTGGACAGGCAAATAAAGCGAATCGGTTTCCCATTGTCATTCCATGTCACAGAGTCATCGGGAAGAACAAGCAGCTGACAGGTTATGCGGGGAAACAAGTGGATAAAAAATCAGTCCTTTTGGAGTTGGAAAAAGAATTCAGCCATTGA
- a CDS encoding metalloregulator ArsR/SmtB family transcription factor → MQLNKQVEFHKTLGDPTRLKIIYLLSEGPLHVGAVAGKLGLTAPTISHHLSRLKDCNLVYSRREKNTVYYHLNIKVLLHHGKVLQQFAEGTKGEERNMDQRVKEKQKVLNAFIGKDGKVSQLPAQQKKRLYLLEHFVEALEVGRKYEEKEINEYIKRFHDDYATVRREFIIHQFMFRENSIYERNPKEMWASVKQ, encoded by the coding sequence TTGCAACTGAATAAGCAGGTCGAGTTTCATAAGACGCTGGGCGATCCCACGAGACTCAAAATCATCTATCTCTTATCAGAGGGGCCGCTTCATGTTGGGGCGGTGGCCGGAAAACTCGGTTTGACGGCGCCGACCATTTCACATCATTTATCACGACTGAAGGATTGTAACCTCGTGTATTCGAGAAGGGAAAAGAATACGGTCTATTACCATCTTAATATCAAGGTCCTGTTGCATCACGGGAAGGTGTTACAGCAGTTTGCAGAGGGAACAAAGGGGGAGGAACGGAATATGGATCAACGGGTAAAGGAGAAACAAAAGGTATTGAACGCCTTCATCGGGAAGGATGGGAAGGTCAGCCAGCTTCCGGCACAGCAAAAGAAACGATTGTATCTTCTGGAGCATTTTGTGGAAGCCCTGGAGGTTGGCAGGAAATACGAAGAAAAGGAAATCAATGAATACATCAAACGTTTCCATGATGACTATGCGACAGTGAGAAGGGAGTTCATCATCCATCAGTTCATGTTCAGGGAAAACAGCATATATGAACGGAACCCAAAGGAAATGTGGGCAAGTGTCAAACAGTAG
- the mtnA gene encoding S-methyl-5-thioribose-1-phosphate isomerase codes for MTPQLTIPTSLEWHEDHLIILDQQKLPGAVEYVHLSTIKDYYDAIITLKVRGAPAIGITAAYGLAQAAGGYETDSLDEFKALFRKDKAYLLSSRPTAVNLSWALERLERELHQAATVNEAKTDLLHTAIQIHAEDEDMCRRIGENGLELLQGTTKVMTICNAGSIATSKYGTALAPFHLGREKDRNFQVFACETRPVLQGARLTAWELQQSGVDVTLITDNMAAHTMKTKGIEAVIVGADRVAANGDTANKIGTSSLAILCKHFGIPFYVAAPSSTFDLTIDTGDDVEIEERSSIEVTTLGESVIAPEGVPVFNPAFDVTPHELISAIITENGILYPDFKQSIADTL; via the coding sequence ATGACACCACAACTTACCATACCTACTTCATTGGAGTGGCATGAAGACCACCTGATCATTCTGGACCAGCAAAAACTCCCTGGAGCAGTGGAGTATGTCCATCTCTCAACCATAAAGGATTACTACGATGCCATCATTACCTTGAAAGTGAGGGGAGCGCCTGCCATAGGGATCACGGCGGCATACGGGCTCGCCCAGGCTGCAGGCGGTTATGAAACGGATTCACTTGATGAGTTCAAGGCATTGTTCAGGAAGGATAAGGCCTATCTTCTTTCCTCCCGCCCAACAGCGGTGAACCTTTCATGGGCTCTCGAGCGCCTCGAACGGGAACTGCATCAGGCTGCCACGGTCAATGAAGCCAAGACCGACCTTCTTCATACGGCCATACAGATTCACGCGGAGGATGAGGATATGTGCCGGAGGATCGGAGAGAATGGACTTGAACTCCTTCAGGGCACCACGAAAGTAATGACCATCTGCAATGCGGGATCCATTGCTACAAGCAAATATGGAACCGCCCTGGCGCCGTTCCATCTCGGACGTGAAAAAGACCGGAATTTCCAGGTATTCGCCTGCGAAACCAGACCAGTCCTCCAAGGAGCCAGGCTCACGGCGTGGGAGCTCCAGCAATCAGGCGTCGATGTCACGCTCATTACGGATAATATGGCTGCCCATACGATGAAGACAAAAGGCATCGAAGCGGTCATCGTCGGAGCAGACCGCGTTGCTGCAAACGGGGACACGGCCAATAAAATCGGTACCTCATCGTTAGCCATCCTGTGCAAACATTTTGGGATCCCTTTCTATGTTGCGGCCCCTTCTTCGACGTTTGACCTGACGATCGACACTGGAGATGACGTCGAGATCGAGGAGCGGTCATCAATTGAAGTGACTACATTAGGCGAGAGCGTCATCGCTCCTGAAGGCGTTCCCGTCTTCAATCCTGCTTTCGATGTGACGCCCCATGAACTGATTTCAGCCATCATCACCGAAAATGGAATCCTTTATCCCGACTTCAAACAGAGCATTGCCGACACACTGTAG
- the mtnK gene encoding S-methyl-5-thioribose kinase has translation MAITQLKNYRSLTIESAIGLAKDLSLFDPSELLTCEEIGDGNLNYVFRIVSSETGKSIIIKQALPYAKVVGESWPLTLDRARIEAQALKLQRSLAERLVPEVYHSDEELAITVMEDLSHLEIARKGLNKGEIYPALSKDIGKFLGATLFFTSDYALHPFKKKGYVKEFSNPELCKITEDLVFTDPFFNSETNEFEEALEEEVRNLWDDLALKLEVAKLKRSFLTEGEALLHGDLHTGSIFASAQETKVIDPEFAFYGPIGFDIGQFLANLIFQAIVREETSKKNEILLHIETTWKVFESTFSHFWDQSEDAYTKIDGYLEYVLEKSFTDAIGFLGCELIRRTIGLAHVEDLDSVQDEGKRVLYKKRCLALGRECILERQRIRTIQDLLDKLI, from the coding sequence ATGGCAATCACCCAATTGAAAAACTATCGTTCCCTGACAATCGAATCGGCTATAGGACTGGCCAAAGATCTTTCCCTGTTTGACCCATCTGAACTATTGACCTGTGAAGAGATCGGAGACGGTAATCTCAATTACGTCTTCCGCATCGTTAGCAGCGAAACAGGTAAGAGCATCATCATCAAACAGGCCCTTCCTTACGCAAAAGTCGTAGGCGAAAGCTGGCCGTTGACACTTGACCGGGCGAGGATCGAAGCCCAGGCACTGAAACTCCAGCGTTCACTGGCAGAGCGCCTTGTCCCTGAAGTCTATCATTCCGATGAAGAGCTTGCGATCACGGTCATGGAAGACTTGAGCCATCTCGAAATCGCCAGGAAAGGACTCAACAAAGGGGAAATCTATCCTGCCCTTTCGAAGGACATCGGGAAATTTCTAGGAGCGACGCTTTTCTTCACATCTGACTACGCACTCCATCCTTTCAAGAAGAAAGGATATGTAAAGGAGTTCTCAAATCCTGAATTGTGCAAGATCACAGAGGACCTTGTCTTCACCGATCCGTTCTTCAATAGTGAAACGAACGAATTTGAAGAGGCCCTTGAAGAAGAGGTCCGGAATCTTTGGGATGACCTGGCCCTGAAACTGGAAGTCGCAAAACTGAAAAGATCCTTTTTGACCGAAGGGGAAGCCCTTCTCCACGGTGACCTTCATACCGGGAGTATTTTTGCAAGCGCACAGGAAACCAAGGTCATCGACCCGGAATTTGCCTTTTACGGTCCCATCGGTTTCGATATCGGACAGTTCCTGGCAAATCTCATCTTCCAGGCGATCGTCAGGGAAGAAACGTCGAAGAAGAATGAAATCTTACTTCATATTGAAACCACTTGGAAGGTATTCGAATCAACCTTTTCACATTTTTGGGATCAAAGTGAAGATGCTTACACCAAAATTGACGGATACCTTGAGTACGTGCTTGAAAAAAGCTTTACAGATGCGATCGGTTTCCTCGGTTGCGAGCTGATCCGGAGAACGATCGGCCTCGCTCACGTGGAGGATCTTGACTCGGTCCAGGACGAAGGAAAACGGGTCTTGTATAAAAAGAGATGCCTTGCCCTCGGAAGGGAATGCATTTTGGAGCGCCAACGCATCCGTACCATACAGGATCTACTCGATAAACTCATTTAA
- a CDS encoding 2,3-diketo-5-methylthiopentyl-1-phosphate enolase, with translation MDEGGMKNMSEVIATYRLPGPKGSFEKKAEGIALGLTVGSWTDLPQLEQEQLLKYKGRVVSINEEAGEGLGEISIAYPGRNYSNDIPAILTTVFGKLSLDGQVKLINLEFSDDLNRHYPGPRYGIDGIRELTGVKDRPLLMSIFKGVIGRDLAYLEDQLRAQALGGVDLVKDDEILFDNPLTPFEERVKNGRRILDEVRDETGKRTLYAVNLTGRTSELRDKARKARELGADALLFNVFSYSLDVLQELREDDNIGLPLMAHPAFSGAVAQAPHHGVAYSLWLGKFLRMTGADFSLFPSPYGSVALEKDQVLAISRELTDEPSPFKKTFPVPSAGIHPGLVPHLVEDFGEECVINAGGGVHGHPGGAESGGLAFRQAIDAVKAGIPLEEAHGDELRVALSLWSKGGKG, from the coding sequence ATTGATGAAGGAGGTATGAAGAACATGAGCGAAGTGATTGCAACATATAGATTGCCTGGGCCGAAAGGGTCTTTCGAAAAAAAGGCGGAAGGCATAGCCCTTGGACTGACGGTGGGATCGTGGACCGATCTTCCTCAGCTTGAACAAGAACAGCTTTTGAAATACAAGGGAAGGGTCGTTTCCATCAACGAAGAAGCGGGTGAGGGGCTGGGAGAGATCTCGATAGCCTATCCAGGAAGGAATTATTCCAACGACATCCCTGCGATCTTGACCACGGTCTTCGGGAAACTGTCTCTGGATGGTCAAGTAAAGCTTATAAATCTCGAATTCAGTGACGATCTGAACCGTCACTACCCCGGACCACGGTACGGGATCGATGGGATCAGGGAGCTGACCGGCGTGAAGGATCGCCCGCTTCTCATGAGCATCTTCAAGGGAGTGATCGGGAGGGATCTTGCTTATCTGGAAGATCAGCTTCGTGCCCAAGCACTCGGAGGCGTGGACTTGGTGAAGGATGATGAAATCCTTTTTGATAACCCCCTGACACCGTTTGAAGAGCGTGTGAAAAACGGAAGGCGGATCCTCGATGAGGTACGGGACGAAACAGGTAAACGGACGCTCTATGCGGTAAATCTGACCGGACGGACGTCGGAGCTACGGGATAAGGCAAGAAAAGCACGGGAACTAGGAGCGGATGCCCTGCTATTCAACGTATTTTCCTATTCTCTCGATGTCCTCCAGGAACTCAGGGAAGATGATAACATCGGACTCCCCCTCATGGCACACCCTGCCTTTTCAGGTGCCGTTGCCCAGGCTCCCCATCACGGAGTCGCCTATTCCTTGTGGCTGGGGAAATTTTTGCGGATGACGGGGGCGGATTTTTCTCTGTTTCCTTCACCGTATGGAAGTGTGGCACTGGAGAAAGATCAAGTACTGGCCATCAGTAGAGAGCTTACGGATGAGCCTTCCCCGTTCAAAAAGACATTCCCTGTCCCATCGGCAGGCATCCACCCAGGACTAGTACCACACCTTGTGGAAGATTTTGGTGAAGAGTGTGTGATCAATGCCGGCGGCGGGGTCCACGGACATCCCGGAGGCGCTGAAAGCGGAGGGCTCGCCTTCCGACAGGCAATTGACGCGGTGAAAGCGGGAATTCCCCTTGAAGAAGCCCATGGTGACGAACTGAGAGTCGCTCTAAGCTTGTGGAGCAAGGGAGGGAAGGGCTGA
- a CDS encoding 2-hydroxy-3-keto-5-methylthiopentenyl-1-phosphate phosphatase yields the protein MTERIILCDFDGTITKTDNIISLMKQFAPPEWEGLKDAILDRTMSIERGVGEMFSLLPSRQKDELVDYLLHTATIREGFGDFVQFAKEEGIPLYIVSGGIDFFVRPLLDGYGPFSGIYCNEADFSGPSISINWPYPCDGQCGNGGCGCCKPSVLRSLSIPEGAEVIAIGDSVTDLEMAKVADKVLARDYLADTCSELGIPHTPFDTFHECIKVLKEGVKA from the coding sequence ATGACGGAGCGGATCATCCTGTGTGATTTTGATGGAACGATCACGAAAACCGATAATATCATCTCCCTCATGAAGCAATTTGCACCTCCGGAATGGGAGGGGCTCAAAGATGCCATACTTGACCGGACGATGTCGATCGAGAGAGGGGTGGGGGAGATGTTCTCCCTCCTGCCTTCCCGACAAAAAGATGAGCTCGTGGACTACCTCTTGCATACGGCAACCATCAGAGAGGGATTCGGGGACTTTGTTCAATTTGCGAAAGAGGAAGGAATCCCCTTATATATCGTGAGTGGAGGGATCGATTTCTTTGTCCGCCCCCTCCTGGACGGATATGGACCGTTTTCAGGAATCTACTGTAACGAAGCGGATTTCAGTGGTCCCTCCATTTCGATCAATTGGCCTTATCCTTGTGATGGGCAATGCGGAAACGGAGGATGTGGATGTTGCAAACCGTCCGTTCTCCGCTCCCTTTCCATACCGGAGGGGGCAGAAGTGATCGCCATAGGGGACTCTGTGACAGACCTTGAAATGGCGAAAGTGGCAGACAAGGTGCTTGCAAGGGACTATCTTGCCGACACGTGCAGTGAATTGGGAATTCCCCATACTCCATTCGACACATTCCATGAGTGCATTAAAGTACTGAAGGAAGGGGTGAAGGCATGA
- a CDS encoding methylthioribulose 1-phosphate dehydratase, which yields MSYQREWEELSAIKGELGERDWFMGTSGNLAIKVGSVLGAFLVTASGKDKRKRTAEDFLLVDLDGNPLEETVLKPSAETLLHTHIFKRSHAVCSLHVHTVANNVISELYGDQGEITFINQELIKAFGKWGQEDELILPIIPNHADIPTLASAFSHHVTEDAGAVLIRNHGITVWGRSGFEAKKLLEACEFLFQYQLSLLSLKSIVPLQL from the coding sequence ATGAGCTATCAAAGAGAATGGGAAGAGCTGTCTGCTATCAAGGGGGAACTGGGGGAGCGTGACTGGTTCATGGGCACTTCAGGGAACCTGGCCATCAAGGTTGGATCGGTCCTCGGTGCTTTCCTCGTGACCGCCAGCGGAAAAGATAAGAGGAAAAGGACGGCGGAGGATTTCCTTCTCGTTGACCTGGATGGGAATCCACTGGAGGAAACGGTTCTCAAGCCCTCGGCAGAAACCCTCCTCCACACGCATATTTTCAAAAGGTCACATGCAGTCTGTTCCCTTCATGTGCATACCGTAGCCAATAATGTGATCAGTGAGCTCTACGGGGATCAGGGGGAGATCACCTTCATAAATCAGGAATTGATCAAAGCGTTTGGGAAATGGGGGCAAGAGGATGAACTTATCCTTCCTATCATCCCGAATCATGCTGATATTCCAACCCTTGCGAGCGCCTTCTCCCATCATGTGACAGAAGATGCAGGTGCCGTCCTGATCCGGAATCACGGAATCACGGTTTGGGGACGGAGCGGTTTCGAAGCGAAAAAGCTTCTCGAAGCATGTGAGTTCCTATTTCAATATCAGCTGTCTCTCTTATCATTAAAATCCATTGTTCCACTTCAACTATAA
- a CDS encoding 1,2-dihydroxy-3-keto-5-methylthiopentene dioxygenase produces the protein MTTIKVQGSGKVIDNQEEVIQYLNDQGVIYEHWDIGKLSGDLQEKFDLSDEEKDRILTTFKGEIEDISARRGYEAWDIISLSDSTPNLDELLKNFQQEHHHTDDEVRFIVSGHGVFIIQGSDSDFFEVHLNPGDLISVPENIRHYFTLADDRKVVAVRIFVTKEGWVPIY, from the coding sequence ATGACGACGATCAAGGTACAAGGAAGCGGTAAAGTTATCGACAATCAAGAAGAGGTGATTCAGTATCTGAATGACCAGGGTGTCATTTATGAACACTGGGACATCGGGAAACTGAGTGGCGATCTCCAAGAAAAATTCGACCTTTCTGATGAAGAAAAAGATAGGATCCTCACGACGTTCAAGGGTGAAATTGAAGATATTTCAGCCAGACGCGGATATGAAGCGTGGGATATCATTTCCTTATCAGACAGCACCCCGAACCTTGATGAGCTTTTGAAGAATTTCCAACAGGAACATCACCATACCGATGATGAGGTCCGATTCATCGTCAGTGGGCATGGAGTGTTCATCATCCAGGGAAGTGATAGTGATTTCTTTGAAGTCCACCTGAATCCAGGCGATCTGATTTCCGTTCCGGAAAACATCCGCCATTATTTCACACTGGCAGATGACAGGAAGGTAGTGGCCGTGAGAATCTTCGTTACGAAAGAAGGATGGGTTCCGATCTACTGA